One genomic segment of Culturomica massiliensis includes these proteins:
- a CDS encoding carbohydrate-binding family 9-like protein, protein MFQVKKIAALQADRLNEAAGLLAQQPAFPIRCNNWSEQYPYSPQVAFNIAHNDKAIFIRFEVSENYTMARVQEDNGQVWTDSCVEFFLSPDDNGYYNFEFNCIGKALSGFRQTRENAEHANPETMQSIRRLSSLGNENFEEREGDNHWWLIVAIPATALFKHSFKNLSGIKVKANLYKCGDHLSKPHFLSWQPIDTPEPNFHVPQFFTELEFQ, encoded by the coding sequence ATGTTTCAGGTAAAAAAAATTGCAGCTTTGCAAGCGGACCGTCTGAACGAAGCCGCCGGGCTTCTGGCGCAGCAACCCGCCTTCCCCATCCGGTGCAACAACTGGTCTGAACAATATCCCTATTCCCCCCAGGTCGCCTTCAACATCGCCCACAACGACAAGGCTATTTTCATCCGTTTCGAAGTATCCGAAAATTATACGATGGCCCGTGTGCAGGAAGACAACGGACAGGTGTGGACCGATTCCTGTGTCGAATTTTTCCTCTCTCCCGATGATAACGGCTACTACAACTTTGAATTCAACTGCATCGGCAAAGCGTTGTCTGGATTCCGGCAAACCCGTGAAAATGCAGAACATGCAAACCCGGAAACAATGCAAAGCATCCGACGGCTTTCTTCACTGGGGAACGAAAACTTCGAAGAACGGGAAGGTGACAACCACTGGTGGCTCATCGTCGCTATTCCGGCTACAGCCCTTTTCAAACACAGTTTCAAAAACCTGTCCGGCATAAAAGTAAAAGCCAATCTGTACAAATGCGGAGACCACTTATCTAAACCCCACTTTTTGTCCTGGCAACCGATCGATACCCCCGAACCGAATTTCCACGTACCGCAATTCTTTACCGAACTGGAAT
- a CDS encoding phosphotransferase enzyme family protein yields the protein MENRLSKICSQFQLEGSILSVKPLGQGFINDTLLITTAEATTPNYILQRKNKNIFKDVPAMMDNIYRVTNHLKKKIVAAGGDPMREAMTIIPTKDGKLYYQDEDGEFWAVCVFVSDTIDYQKADTPELAYQGGKGIGKFQAMLSDFKEPLADILPGFHNIRYRFKQWDEVLAKDPVGRKATVPSEIQWIERRREEMLHFWELVENGTIPTRVTHNDTKINNILFDKAGNVLCVIDLDTVLSSTCLNDYGDAMRSYTNTGLEDDENLDNVSMNIDIFRGYTQGYLSETAKFLNQSEIDYLAFSAKYITYEQVLRFLMDYIDGDKYYKVKNQVHNLIRARAQHKLLQSMEDQYTKMCDIVKEEINKLK from the coding sequence ATGGAAAACAGACTGAGTAAAATTTGCAGCCAATTCCAACTGGAAGGCTCTATTCTATCGGTAAAACCCCTGGGACAAGGTTTTATCAATGACACATTGTTGATCACAACAGCAGAAGCTACAACCCCCAACTATATTTTACAACGTAAAAACAAAAATATTTTCAAGGATGTTCCGGCCATGATGGACAATATCTACCGGGTAACAAACCACCTGAAAAAGAAAATCGTAGCAGCGGGAGGTGATCCGATGCGGGAAGCGATGACCATTATTCCGACTAAAGACGGAAAATTATATTACCAGGACGAAGACGGTGAATTCTGGGCCGTATGTGTGTTTGTCAGCGATACGATCGATTATCAGAAAGCGGATACACCGGAACTGGCTTATCAGGGAGGCAAAGGCATCGGTAAATTCCAGGCCATGCTGTCGGATTTCAAAGAACCGCTCGCCGATATTCTGCCGGGTTTTCATAACATCCGTTACCGCTTCAAACAATGGGATGAGGTATTGGCCAAGGACCCGGTAGGGCGTAAAGCCACTGTCCCCAGTGAAATCCAATGGATTGAACGCCGCCGGGAAGAAATGCTGCACTTCTGGGAATTGGTTGAAAACGGAACCATCCCGACCCGTGTCACCCACAACGATACAAAAATCAACAATATTCTGTTCGATAAAGCAGGCAATGTACTTTGCGTCATCGATCTCGACACCGTATTAAGCAGTACTTGCCTCAACGACTACGGAGATGCCATGCGGTCGTATACAAACACCGGTCTGGAAGACGACGAAAATCTGGACAACGTATCCATGAACATTGATATCTTCCGGGGATACACACAGGGCTATCTGTCAGAGACAGCCAAATTCTTAAATCAAAGCGAAATCGACTACCTGGCTTTCTCCGCCAAATACATCACCTATGAGCAGGTATTACGCTTCCTGATGGATTACATCGACGGAGACAAATATTACAAAGTAAAAAATCAGGTACATAACCTGATCCGTGCCCGTGCACAGCACAAGCTTTTACAAAGCATGGAAGATCAATACACAAAAATGTGCGATATTGTAAAAGAAGAAATAAATAAGCTGAAATAA